The nucleotide sequence tgagagagagattACCCTGGTTGGGCCACTTAGAGCTGAGCTGTCCTGGGACCTGCCCTGGTGGAGAAGAACCCTACCTTAGGGCTTCTGCCTCATTTTTGCCTCTGGGAGTCTGAGACCCCTAGGCGGCTGAAGCAAACAGATCCCAGTGGAAATTTCCCACCTCCTACCCGCCACACGCCCCTGCGTAGGCCCCTTATCAGGTTCCCCCTGAGTCATCCTGACCCAGAGACGAATTTAGATGCTGGAACCTCCaggtccttccctcccccactccaagtAAGACTACTTTAGACACATCTGAGATTGTGGCAGGGAAGGCAGAGGATCTTGCTCTGGGCATTCTTTCTTCGCCAGCTCCAGGAGGGCTGTTGAGATCTCTCTCCTGTCCTACACAGCTTTATTTACGATCCCAATGCCAGCAAGCTTTTCCTTGTCCAGGAGAGTGTTAATCTGGCGTCCAGAGGGGAGCGGGGACTAGGCAAGCTGCCAGGGTGCCCAGCTTCTGGGCCAGTTTCTGAGGGAAACAGTTAtgaagagagtgggggaagggaacagAGGAAAACTTCCGTGCTCCAAACTGGGAGAAGGTATGGGGGTCCTTTAGATGTGAGGTTGTTGAAAGCCCGGTTTGATCCTGACCAGTTCTCCTACTTTGGGTCACCTCCTCCCTCTTGGCCCCTCCTTCTTTCTAATAGACCCTGCCAAGTGGGGATGAAAGGGGCATTGATGTtccttggaggggaggggggtgtgggtgggaagggtggtggtggtggggggtggttcccaggcaggagggggagggcaATTTGGGGGTCTTGGGGGGGCAGTCTGTGCTGGTGTTGCGGTTGGCAGCTCCAATTCCATTCGCCATTGTTCCCAACTGGCCAGCCGCCCAGCCCCCGAAATGGTAACCAGGCCGAAGGAAGATGGAGTGGGGACCCTGGCAGGGAGGGGGCGCTGGAAGGGTGCAGGTGGGGAGAAATTCAATCTGGTTTCCTCGTGCTTAAGACAACTTCGGAACCCTACgcaatcccccccaccccaccccccgcccccaactaTTCCATTCCAAGTGGCCTTCCTCTAGGGCCACAGGGAGGGTGCATCTACTGTTGGGGGAGGACAGGGTGAGTGAGGAGGCTAGGACGGCAAACCCACCCCAGGCCCTGGAGGGACACGCAGCAGTCCCCGAGAAACCACTGCCTGGGCCCTGAGATTCAGCCGGGCCGAGCTGGTCTCACCCTCCTTCTCTGGGCCGGACTAGGAGGGGTTAGCGCCGAAGCCACAGGGTCTCTTGGGTTCCAGCCCGGGACACTGCGTCCTCCCCAagcccccactccacccccgcAGAGTTAACTCCGCCCCCTGCGCCTGTTTACCCTAGAGTCAGAGCCCCTGGGGGTCCCTGGCCCCTCCTCCGCCCCCCCTTGGGGCCTTGACCCGGGAGTCCCCGTTGGCCATCCTCTCCCCCCCTCCTGCGCTCTCCCTCTATTTATAGCGGCCCCCCGcattccccgcccccccctccccgccttgtTTTCCAACTTCTCAGGGAGCAGCGGAGAGCAGGCGTCTGGAcgcagcagagagaggaggtacCAACACCCTGGGCACCCCGAAGTTGAAACTCCTGCACCCCCGACggccctccacccctgccccgctCTTTTGGTGCTGGCACACCTGCCCCTCCCAGGCGGCGAGACCCTCGCCTCCTCAGCGGCTATCCCCGCCCACCTCCTCCTTCCTTAACCTAGCTTGTGTTTACCCGCAAGCCGAGTCGGAATCATGGGGTGCCAGCACCCTGGGTTTGCCTCCCTACTACCCGTCCCCACTACTGAGTCTGGGGGCGAAGGAAAGAACCACAGTGCGATAGGCAGATCCAGGTCACGGGTGGGGGCGGTGTTGAGGGCCGGCATGGGGATCCCCTGCAGGACTCAGGGATCCCCGCACACCCCACTACCGCCCGGTTGCGGGGGTATGTGGTGGGGAGCGCGAGCTGAGCGTGGAGGCACCCAGAGCAGTTTCCTTCCTTGGAGTACCCCTCGGGCCCCCAGCACAGCCCCTCCCTGAGTGGCAGACAGCCTGGGGCGGGGTAAAAGGGGGGGGCGTGTTTACTGGGGGTCTGGGGCGGATCTGCAGGGAGCTGTCGGCCCGTGGGCGGGCtggggcgggccgggggcgggtcTGTGGGGAGTCCAAGCCGGGCGGGCAGGAGAGTCAAAGGCAAGTGAAGGTGGAAGCGGCCGCGGCGGCAGCaggtagggggaggggcgggcgagGGGCCGCTGGGCCTGGATGGCGCCAGCCGGGCCGGTGGGCGGTTGGATCCCAATCCCTCGGAGCTGACCGCTGGCTGGCACAGGCCCACAAGGAGGGGGCGCTGGGCTGCGGCGCACAAAGGCGGAGGCTCCGCGAGCGGCAGGGCGTGTTTGGGGCGTGCGCGAGGTTGTGTCCAGGGTCCAGGGTGCTCCTCGCCGGCCGCGCGGGGGTGTTGGTCCCCACGCGGACGGACAGCGTTGGGACTTGTAGGGAGAGGTCCCCGGTGCTGGGCCCGGTCGATCTCGCCGGTCCTACTCATCCCTTCCCAGCTGGCGCTCGGCCCTTGCGGGTCGTCGGGGAGGCTGGGAGGAGATTGTGGAGccgccctccctccccttctccgcTCGCGGGACCCACACCGAGACCGGGAGGAGGAGAGACGCGAAGGAACGGGGCTTTTTAAGtgctgtttttaaatgtttaactgGGAAACAGTCGTGCTCAGCTATCCTCATCTCACTCGAGAGCTGTCAAAAATCTTGAGGATCCCCTAGTCCCCACTTCTAGTTTGCAAATAGGAAATTGAAGCCAAGGGAAGTAACTGATTGGGCCAAGGTCACACCCTTAGCAGCAAAGCCCGGACTAGAATCCAGAGGTTCCGACACAAGCCACGCTCTTTCCTCCACATCAgcacttccttctctcctcccccagcctggaCTGATGATACCTGCTCTCCATGTTGCCCCGCAGGCCCCTCCAGCCAGTATTGATTCTAGCTGAAGCCTAGAGAAGATGTGTTCATTGGACTCAGGCGTACAGATTAGGGAGGGTTAGTGACCCACGTAGTCTAGATCTTGGCTGAGGCTTTCTGTCTCTAAAAGACCCAGCGTCTGTCTCCCATGTCATTCACCTCATTGCCTTGTTTTCTCAGACCCTGGAGCCAGGAGGAGAACCCTGACCCCTAACCCCACTGCATCGAGCCAATAGGAGCCCAGTAAGtgaccccacccccaggctgcaGGCTCCTAACTGCCATCTGCACAGGTGTTCTGCTCCTCACCACCCCACTAATGTTGAATGTATGTATGCTAAGACAGTCttaggaggaagggaaggaagcattGGGTCAGTTGGACACGGTGccccttgttctttttgtttccctctccccttcttggTCATGATACTTGGGTCATTTTTAGCCCCTTTCCCTCTGAGCTGCTGACCTTGAGGCTTAGTTGAAGGTCACAGTTAATTATGAACTTTCACTGTTCTGTCCGACGGTATCTTTGGAGTACCCAGTCACTGAGCCACAAGTTTCATCCCTCCCTAACTCTGGGAGTGTGGGGTGGCCCCTGAATACAGCCtggaaatccagagttggactCCTGCCCCACCCTAGTATTTCCATCCAGGCCAGAGGAGGGGGTTTCTGGGGTGTAGGTGTTGAGGGCCAGCTGTGGATGGCCAGTTGGAAGAGAAGTGGTATCCTGAGACCTCTGCCACCAGCCCTCCTTCCCAGCTGCCTGGATGTGGAGCTGGGGGGCAggaaaggctgtgtgtgtgtcctgAGGTGGTCAGCTCTGGGGCCTTCTGTACCCCGCATTGCCCTGGGTGGAGGGCCAGGTGCTTGAGATGGGCGGGTGTGGAGGCCACCTCCCCAGTCGTGGTGTTTCCTCGTCCTGCCAGGCCACCATGGCGGAGCTGCAGGAGGTGCAGATCACTGAGGAGAAGCCGCTGTTGCCGGGGCAGACGCCTGAGATGGCCAAGGTTATTAGAGACCCCTGACTGGAAGGCCCAAATTCCAGACCTGCAGGCATCCCCATCACCTCCTGCCTTCCCAAACCCATAATCTCATTCTAACCCACAGCCCTGTTTTCTCCACCTGTAGCCATGTCTCTCCCCCACAGACCACAAGGGGAGTCCAGGCCTTTGTCCTGTCACTACACTAACCTTCATCCTCTCCATGTCTCTTTTTGTcatctcttttgtcttttgtctctgtTGGTCTCTTTGCGAACCTTTCTTCTGTGTTTGTCTCTCCATCTGTGACTCTACATGGCTACAtggctgtgtgtctctgtgtctatctgtttgtgtgtgtgtgtgtgtgtgtgtgtgtgtatgtatgtatgtatgtgtgtctctcCAGGAGGCTGAGTTAGCTGCCCGAATCCTCCTGGACCAGGGACAGGTAACAGCTTGGGGCAGTCCCAGGGTGGTAGGAGGGGTTCTCCTTTTTCCCAGCAAGGAGAGGGCTGCTACCaggctctttctcctctctctgctccctttccttccctttcaatccttgcccctccccacctctccttctCAGAATTCCTTGGTGCTCTCCCATCCTTTATGATTCTTTTCCATCCTCAGAATCATTTTCTGCTGTTTTATTTGCCTGCACCAAATTCTTGCTGACCCTATTTCTAATTCtttgtttctgtcttctctctttgcccctccccaccccaactccccgACTTTTATGGGACTTTTGTGGGCACCCTTCTCCTGCCTCTTTTTCCTCTCAGCCTAACTTCTCCCTGATGGTGACCTGTTTTTCTGCAGACTCACTCCGTGGAGACCCCTTATGGCTCTGTCACTTTTACTGTCTATGGGACCCCCAAACCCAAACGCCCAGCGATACTCACCTACcatgatgtgggactcaactGTAAGGACCTGAGCTTCCCCTCCCGCTCCTTTCTGGGACGAGGCTGGTGGGAAGGGTAAAACCCCAAGGGAGGGGAAGGTCAGCATTGGCAGGAAGGGAGCCATGTGGTATATCAAGGGGCGAGTTCTGTCCTGGCCTGACTATGGCATAAAAAAGGGTGGGTTCTGACTTGGGGATGCTTTTCCCTGGCTGATTCTACTGTCGGGGTGGTGGGGATTCTGTTTAGATAAATCTTGCTTCCAGCCGCTGTTTCAATTCGGGGATATGCAGGAAATCATTCAGAACTTCGTGCGGGTTCACGTGGATGCCCCTGGAATGGAAGAGGGGGCTCCTGTGTTCCCTTTGGGGTGAGACttagctccctccctcctcatgATGCTTGGAGGCAcagggcaggggtgaggaagAGTGGACCAGGGGAGGAGGAATGGGGGGACAGTGGAGGCTCCGGGAAAGGGTGAGTGGGGCACCCTGAGGTGTAGGCACTGGGGGCAGCTTGGTGTTTTCTTAACgttcttttcttccccagataTCAGTACCCATCTCTGGACCAGCTTGCAGACATGATCCCTTGTATCCTGCAGTACTTAAAGTGAGAGGCCTGGGAACCCCTCAAAACCAGAGTTTTCTGCCCAGCACAAGGGGGCCCTTAGAAGTCCTATGTCCACCAGGGTTCCTGGGCAGGTTGTAGTCTCTGGCCTAGATAGAtccttcctcctctgtgcctCCACCTGACTGTTGAGAAGAGGAGGGATAGGTTTGGAAATGGACTTGAGTCAGCAATGTGGTCCTGAcggagagaagcaggaagaggaagcGGCTCTGCGTGGCTCTGCCTCAGGCTGAGGAGGGGCTTCTCAGATCTGGAAggtagagaggaagaggaggggtgaCAGAAGCCCAAGAAGCCAGATAGACTTGTCTCTtttcctcccacttcccctcctccaGACACACACCTGGTGCCTGGAAGCCCTGGGtgtgagggagagtgggagaaggaagggagagccTGGTGAGCCTCTGGAGAGCCGTGGTGGTACGCACGCGGCGAGCTGACGACTCCCCGGGCTCTGGCCCCTGGCTCAGCTTTTCCTGGGCACCCGAGCTCTGGGCAGCTCGGGTTcaccttttgctttctttcccccaTTCTCCCTATTGTTCACCAAAGttatgtcttttttccccccatcttgCTTCAAGTTCCCTTTTCCTGGTCCCTCACGAGGAACCAGGAACTAAACCAGAACAAGTTGAACTAGCTCCTGAGAATTAAAAATGGACACAGAGCTCTGTAGGAGAAGTGTCTGGTTGGCTGGTGGATGGGTGTTACTCTTCAAGATACTAGCTCCCCAAGAGACAGCTGAAGTAGATTTCAGGGACCTTCGCTGGCTACCAGTGTCAGTGGTTAGCTCCTTGGCACCTTCCTTTTTTCACACCCCTCCAGGGAAGGTTGCGTTCTGTCCTTTGCGCATGTGGCCTTGGGAGGGAGGTGCCGAGTTTGAAGGGCCAAACTTTTGGACACCAGGGCTGGTGAGAGATACGTTTCTCTTTCACAGTTTCTCCACAATAATTGGAGTTGGTGTTGGAGCTGGAGCCTATATCCTGTCACGATACGCTGTAAgaaattaaaaccaaaccaaaccaaaccagacaAGGGAAAGGCAGGTGTAAGGCCCATGGAAGACTGAGTAGAATATTGTTTGCTAGTGTGTGTTTGCGGGGAGGACTTGGGTATAAGGGTGGGGAACAGGGCCCATGGGAGCCTCAAACTGGCTGGAGCTCAGTGGGAAGGGAGTAAGGCCCTGCCCAGTCTCTGATTTCCCGTCTTTCTGCTACTTCTCAGCTTACCCACCCAGATACGGTCGAGGGTCTTGTCCTCATCAACATTGATCCCAATGCCAAGGGTTGGATGGACTGGGCAGCCCACAAGGTTTGGAGGGGCCTGTGTGTTGAGGTCCAGGGTGGGAGGGCCCTCTTGGGAAGGGGAGCGGAGCAGGAAAGACGTGTGACTTTTTAGCCTGGGTCCCTTCTCCTCATAGTATTCTGAGCTTGCTCACCTGCCCTTTCCTCATAGCTAACAGGTCTTACCTCTTCCATTCCGGAGATGATCCTTGGACATCTTTTCAGCCAGGTCAGTGGTTGTGGAAGGTGGAAGAAGCGGAGGGGACTGACAGGGGCTTGAATGCTTGGAGCAACTTCTTTAGATGGGATAGGatctggagaagaaagaaggcTTGCTTCTTCTCGTCCCGTAACTGGTGACGTCTCTTCTCAaccctctttctcccttttctttccttcaggaGGAGCTCTCTGGAAATTCTGAGTTAGTACAAAAGTACAGAAATATCATTACACATGCACCCAACCTGGAGAACATTGAACTTTACTGGAACAGCTACAACAAGtgagtgtgtggtgtgtgtgtgcgcgcgcacgggGGAGCAAGGTAGAAGCAGCAGCCGCGGGTCACAGGTGGGAGGAGGACAGGGAGATTGGGCAATCACAGGGAGGAGCAATCACAGGGAGGGCAGGGTCTGGCGCACACCTGGGGCAGCTGTGGGCCAGACCCCATGGGATGAATTGTAAGGAGCTGTCCCCCTTTTTCTTGTTCACTTCCCTTGGGTCTTTGGGTTCCCAGAAGAGAGATGATTCCTCTGCCTTCACTGCCCTCTAGCCAGGGACTTGGG is from Mustela lutreola isolate mMusLut2 chromosome 7, mMusLut2.pri, whole genome shotgun sequence and encodes:
- the NDRG2 gene encoding protein NDRG2 isoform X3, with product MAELQEVQITEEKPLLPGQTPEMAKTHSVETPYGSVTFTVYGTPKPKRPAILTYHDVGLNYKSCFQPLFQFGDMQEIIQNFVRVHVDAPGMEEGAPVFPLGYQYPSLDQLADMIPCILQYLNFSTIIGVGVGAGAYILSRYALTHPDTVEGLVLINIDPNAKGWMDWAAHKLTGLTSSIPEMILGHLFSQEELSGNSELVQKYRNIITHAPNLENIELYWNSYNNRRDLNLERGGAVTFKCPVMLVVGDQAPHEDAVVECNSKLDPTQTSFLKMADSGGQPQLTQPGKLTEAFKYFLQGMGYMASSCMTRLSRSRTASLTSAASIDGNRSRSRTLSQSSESGTLPSGPPGHTMEVSC
- the NDRG2 gene encoding protein NDRG2 isoform X1 — translated: MAELQEVQITEEKPLLPGQTPEMAKEAELAARILLDQGQTHSVETPYGSVTFTVYGTPKPKRPAILTYHDVGLNYKSCFQPLFQFGDMQEIIQNFVRVHVDAPGMEEGAPVFPLGYQYPSLDQLADMIPCILQYLNFSTIIGVGVGAGAYILSRYALTHPDTVEGLVLINIDPNAKGWMDWAAHKLTGLTSSIPEMILGHLFSQEELSGNSELVQKYRNIITHAPNLENIELYWNSYNNRRDLNLERGGAVTFKCPVMLVVGDQAPHEDAVVECNSKLDPTQTSFLKMADSGGQPQLTQPGKLTEAFKYFLQGMGYMASSCMTRLSRSRTASLTSAASIDGNRSRSRTLSQSSESGTLPSGPPGHTMEVSC
- the NDRG2 gene encoding protein NDRG2 isoform X2; the protein is MAELQEVQITEEKPLLPGQTPEMAKEAELAARILLDQGQTHSVETPYGSVTFTVYGTPKPKRPAILTYHDVGLNYKSCFQPLFQFGDMQEIIQNFVRVHVDAPGMEEGAPVFPLGYQYPSLDQLADMIPCILQYLNFSTIIGVGVGAGAYILSRYALTHPDTVEGLVLINIDPNAKGWMDWAAHKLTGLTSSIPEMILGHLFSQEELSGNSELVQKYRNIITHAPNLENIELYWNSYNNRRDLNLERGGAVTFKCPVMLVVGDQAPHEDAVVECNSKLDPTQTSFLKPGKLTEAFKYFLQGMGYMASSCMTRLSRSRTASLTSAASIDGNRSRSRTLSQSSESGTLPSGPPGHTMEVSC
- the NDRG2 gene encoding protein NDRG2 isoform X4; the encoded protein is MGPPNPNAQRYSPTMMWDSTPLFQFGDMQEIIQNFVRVHVDAPGMEEGAPVFPLGYQYPSLDQLADMIPCILQYLNFSTIIGVGVGAGAYILSRYALTHPDTVEGLVLINIDPNAKGWMDWAAHKLTGLTSSIPEMILGHLFSQEELSGNSELVQKYRNIITHAPNLENIELYWNSYNNRRDLNLERGGAVTFKCPVMLVVGDQAPHEDAVVECNSKLDPTQTSFLKMADSGGQPQLTQPGKLTEAFKYFLQGMGYMASSCMTRLSRSRTASLTSAASIDGNRSRSRTLSQSSESGTLPSGPPGHTMEVSC